From Corynebacterium sp. BD556, the proteins below share one genomic window:
- a CDS encoding PH domain-containing protein, whose protein sequence is MAPDWRGGSREDVTKGKRLSDRELADLNAADPHAVVSTKPWELVVTSRFLSRVALIWVLVVMAVHIFMAAVLDVSFTGLAITTLDKFAFPGVGLIISILSWIALTRPRVRANEDGVEVRNIIGTRFYPWLVIYGLSFPRGSRMARLELPDFEYVPLWAIQSGDKERAVKAVEDFRVLEARYMPQD, encoded by the coding sequence ATGGCACCGGATTGGCGCGGAGGAAGTAGGGAAGACGTGACAAAGGGAAAGAGGCTAAGCGACAGGGAGCTAGCGGACCTCAACGCCGCCGACCCGCACGCGGTTGTCTCCACCAAACCCTGGGAGCTGGTCGTTACATCACGTTTTCTGAGCCGCGTTGCGCTCATCTGGGTACTCGTGGTCATGGCAGTGCACATTTTTATGGCGGCGGTGCTCGACGTGAGCTTTACCGGTCTGGCGATCACCACCTTGGATAAGTTCGCCTTCCCCGGTGTGGGGCTGATCATCAGCATCTTGTCGTGGATCGCCCTAACGCGCCCCCGCGTGCGCGCCAACGAGGACGGGGTGGAAGTGCGCAACATCATCGGCACCCGGTTTTACCCCTGGCTTGTCATTTACGGCCTGTCCTTCCCGCGTGGCTCGCGCATGGCCCGCCTGGAGTTGCCGGACTTCGAGTACGTACCCTTGTGGGCGATTCAATCCGGCGACAAGGAACGCGCCGTGAAAGCCGTCGAGGACTTCCGCGTCCTTGAGGCCCGCTACATGCCGCAGGACTAG
- a CDS encoding riboflavin synthase, giving the protein MFTGLVEEIGRVESLEKLDQAVRIAVHAPKVTADATAGDSISVDGVCLTVVDIANDVFTADVMQETLNRSGIGNYEVGTRVNLERALAVGSRFGGHIVQGHVDGVSQLVSRTSSAHWDVLRFSLPAAIAKYVVEKGSITVNGTSLTVSAVGQDYFEVSVIPTTLDATTAGELHQGAQVNLEVDIVAKYVEKMLGD; this is encoded by the coding sequence ATGTTTACAGGATTGGTCGAAGAAATCGGCCGCGTCGAGTCGCTGGAAAAACTCGACCAAGCAGTCCGCATCGCCGTACATGCACCGAAGGTCACCGCCGATGCCACGGCGGGAGACTCCATCTCGGTCGACGGGGTGTGCCTGACGGTGGTGGATATTGCAAACGACGTGTTTACCGCCGACGTCATGCAAGAGACTCTTAACCGCTCGGGCATCGGCAACTACGAGGTGGGCACGCGCGTCAACCTTGAGCGCGCCCTCGCTGTTGGCTCCCGCTTCGGTGGCCACATCGTCCAAGGCCACGTCGACGGAGTCTCCCAGCTTGTCAGCCGGACCAGTTCCGCGCACTGGGATGTGCTGCGCTTTAGCCTGCCCGCCGCCATCGCCAAGTACGTAGTGGAGAAAGGCTCCATTACCGTCAACGGCACGTCGTTGACTGTCTCGGCGGTTGGGCAGGACTATTTTGAAGTCTCTGTCATCCCGACGACCTTAGATGCCACGACCGCAGGTGAGCTTCACCAGGGCGCCCAGGTCAACCTTGAGGTCGACATCGTGGCCAAATACGTTGAGAAAATGCTCGGGGACTAA
- the ribH gene encoding 6,7-dimethyl-8-ribityllumazine synthase encodes MATTGAPEDYRFKAEGMTVAVVSTRWNEKIVSRLHQRAMEKARMLGAKADEFFVAGALELPVVVQACASRYDAVVALGCVIRGETAHFDYVCDSVTAGLTRVALDERTPVGNGVLTVDDEDQALERSGGEGAKEDKGAEAVEAALGAAAELQKVAVHPPRG; translated from the coding sequence ATGGCCACCACCGGCGCCCCCGAAGATTACCGTTTCAAAGCTGAGGGGATGACCGTCGCGGTCGTCTCCACCCGCTGGAACGAAAAGATCGTCTCACGGCTGCATCAGCGCGCCATGGAGAAGGCCCGCATGCTGGGGGCCAAGGCCGACGAGTTCTTCGTCGCGGGTGCTCTTGAACTTCCTGTCGTTGTTCAAGCTTGCGCTTCGCGCTACGACGCGGTGGTCGCACTCGGCTGCGTCATCCGCGGGGAGACCGCGCACTTCGACTACGTTTGCGACTCCGTCACCGCAGGTTTGACCCGCGTCGCACTCGACGAGCGCACACCCGTGGGAAACGGCGTGCTTACCGTCGATGATGAGGATCAAGCACTCGAACGTTCCGGAGGTGAAGGCGCCAAGGAGGACAAAGGCGCAGAGGCGGTCGAGGCGGCACTGGGGGCGGCTGCGGAATTGCAGAAGGTTGCCGTGCACCCGCCGCGCGGATGA
- a CDS encoding bifunctional 3,4-dihydroxy-2-butanone-4-phosphate synthase/GTP cyclohydrolase II encodes MTEPISLDPVEDAIAAVARGEAVVVVDSENRENEGDLIFAAELATPQLVAFMVRYTSGYICVSMEDERADELNLPRMVAQNQDARQTAYTVTVDAADGTTGISARSRSETITRLADSSRGPEDFTRPGHIVPLRARKGGVLTRDGHTEAAVDLSRLAGLQPVGVLCEIVSEDNPTDMARGPELRRFANTHGLKMISIEQLISYRRHTEHFVERTTIARMPTEFGDFDAYGYRNHVDGTEHIALVCGDIADGEDVLVRVHSECLTGDVFGSLRCDCGPQLHESMRRVQAAGRGVIIYVRGHEGRGIGLLAKLEAYHLQDGGLDTVDANLEQGLPVDAREYSVAGQIIADLGLESLQLLSNNPTKVQALRGYGPEVKGRVRIEMAPSHHNIRYLRTKRDRMGHDLPSVEHWRENQA; translated from the coding sequence ATGACAGAGCCGATTTCCCTGGACCCGGTAGAAGATGCAATCGCGGCGGTAGCACGCGGCGAAGCCGTCGTTGTTGTCGACAGCGAAAACCGGGAAAACGAGGGCGATCTGATTTTCGCCGCGGAGCTGGCGACACCACAACTTGTTGCCTTCATGGTGCGCTACACCTCCGGCTACATTTGCGTGTCGATGGAAGACGAGCGCGCCGACGAGTTGAATCTTCCTCGCATGGTGGCGCAGAACCAAGACGCCCGCCAAACCGCCTACACCGTCACTGTTGATGCGGCTGATGGAACCACCGGCATCTCGGCGCGCTCACGCAGCGAGACGATCACGAGGCTTGCTGATTCCTCCCGTGGCCCCGAAGACTTCACCCGCCCGGGCCACATTGTGCCGCTGCGCGCCCGCAAAGGCGGAGTGCTCACCCGCGACGGACACACGGAAGCCGCTGTCGACCTCAGCCGTCTGGCTGGCCTGCAACCAGTGGGTGTGCTTTGTGAGATTGTCTCTGAGGACAATCCCACCGACATGGCTCGCGGGCCGGAACTGCGCCGCTTTGCTAACACCCACGGGCTCAAGATGATCTCGATTGAACAGCTCATTTCCTATCGCCGCCACACTGAGCACTTCGTAGAACGCACCACGATCGCGCGTATGCCCACCGAGTTCGGCGACTTCGATGCCTACGGCTACCGCAACCACGTCGACGGCACCGAACATATTGCCTTAGTCTGCGGCGACATCGCGGACGGTGAGGACGTGTTGGTCAGGGTTCACTCCGAGTGCCTCACCGGCGATGTTTTCGGCTCGCTGCGCTGCGATTGCGGCCCCCAACTGCACGAGTCGATGCGCCGCGTCCAAGCCGCCGGCCGCGGCGTAATCATCTACGTCCGTGGGCATGAAGGCCGCGGCATCGGTTTGCTGGCCAAACTCGAGGCCTATCACCTGCAAGACGGTGGGCTCGACACTGTCGACGCCAACTTGGAGCAGGGCTTGCCTGTCGACGCCCGCGAGTATTCAGTTGCCGGCCAGATCATCGCCGATTTAGGTTTGGAATCCCTCCAACTTCTGTCCAACAATCCGACTAAGGTCCAAGCGCTGCGCGGTTACGGCCCTGAGGTCAAAGGCAGGGTGCGCATTGAGATGGCACCCTCGCACCACAACATCCGCTACCTGCGCACCAAGCGGGACCGCATGGGACACGACCTGCCATCTGTGGAACACTGGCGGGAAAACCAAGCCTAA